The genomic stretch GACAGAGAGCATGGGCCTTCCTCATAAGTACTTGGTGATCGCCTTGAACTCTGCTGTTGCGGGCGCGCCGTCCCTGCCCGCACCGGCCATTGCAGCATCAAGGCAATGGTCGATATGATCCTGAATCAGGGTGCGCTTGGCCTGCGTGATGGCCTTCTCGACAGCATGGAGTTGCTGCGCGATGTCGGTGCACGGGCGCTCCGCCTCGATCATCTCGATCACGCTGAGAAGATGGCCGTTGGCACGTTTCAGCCGCTTGATAATATTGGGGTGGGTTGCATGGGGCGTGTGTTTTGTCATAAACAGACGGTATCCCCCCTGGGGGGATAGAGCAAGCGGGCCAAGACCTGCAGAAACGGGCACATGAAACGACAGGTGAACTCAGTCCTGCGCTATGCAATGACCATCGCTTTGGCGGTCGGGATCATGGTGTCGTCTTATGCGCAGAGCGAGCTGCATGAATTTGCCGAGTTCGCAGAACTCCTGGCCGAGCATCAGGCCGAGATCGAAGACCATGGCCATTCCCATGATGATATCGTGGATATTCTGCACATTTTCCAAGGCCATGCCCATGAGATGGCCGATCACGACCACAACACCGCCTATCTATCCCCCAGACGCGGCTTGGGTTTCGTTGCGCCTTCAAGCACCACTTGGTCTCTGATTGAAATTGCAGCGTCCGACCGCAGCGCTCACGATTTAGATCGACCGCCACGAGTGTGATGTCGCGCCTATCCGGCGCTGTCCTCCATCAAACTCAATAAACGGAAAATCAAAATGAAACCCAACCGATCCTATCGGTCAGGGCACCCGTCGCATGCTTTGCGGCAGACCCTGATCCTATTTACCACTATCGTGCTGATACTGATCGCTTTCGCGACCTCGGCTTACGCCCATGCCGTGACCCCCGGTGACGCGGGCTATATCCAGGAGATTTTCGGGGTGCATATCATCTCGTTCATCTATCTGGGCGCAAAGCACATGATTACGGGATATGACCATATCCTGTTCCTGCTCGGCGTCGTCTTCTTCCTATACCATATGAAAGACGTGGCGATTTATGTCAGCATCTTTGCCGTCGGCCACTCCGTCACCATGATTGCGGGCGTCTGGTTTGGCTGGGGCATCAACGCCTATATCATCGACGCCATCATCGGCCTGTCGGTTGTCTACAAGGCGCTCGACAACCTTGGCCTCTATCAGAAATGGCTCGGGTTTCAGCCAAACACCAAGGCCGCAACCCTGATCTTCGGTCTGTTCCATGGCACCGGCCTTGCGTCAAAAATCCTGGATTATCAATTGTCCGAAGACGGGCTGCTCGCGAACCTTCTGGCCTTCAACGTGGGCGTCGAGGTGGGTCAGCTTTTGGCGCTCTTCGTGATCCTTATCGTGATGGGGTACTGGCGTCGCAGCCCCAACTTCATGCGTCAGGCTTCTGTCGCGAACATCATCATGGTCGGCCTTGGCCTTCTGCTCACCTACCAGCAGATCGCAGGCTACATCGCCAGCACATAGAGATTGGAAAGAAAAATGAACAACGCACCGAAACCCAACATCGAAGACCTGCCGACCCCCACCCAATTACGCCGGTCCACCATCATTGCCAGCCTGACGGCAGTCGCCATAGGCGTTATGGTCTACCTGCCCGCCGAATACGGCGCCGACCCCACAGGCGTAGGGAGCATCCTTGGCCTTACGGAAATGGGCGAAATCAAGCAGCAGCTTGCCGCAGAAGCGGCGGCGGACGAAGCGCTTCATGGCAACGATGACAGCTCATCTCTGATGAATGATATCTTCGGCCTATTCGTCGGGGCAGCGCACGCACAAGAGGCCTGGCAGGACGAGATCACATTTACCCTCGCGCCCGGCGCATCCACCGAGATCAAGGCCACGATGGAGGAAGGTGCCACTATGAACTACTCGTGGGTCGCTACAGGCGGGCGGATCAACTTCGATCTTCACGCTCATGCAGATGGTGAGGAAGTGACCTACGACAGAGGTCGCGGCCAAACATCAGGTGACGGCAGTTTTGAGACCCCCTTCGCGGGGGATCACGGCTGGTTCTGGCGAAACCGTGATGATGCTGACATCACCGTGATCCTGCAATTGCGTGGTGACTACAGCGAGATCGTTCGTAGCGAGTGATGCAAGAAACCAGCCACCCGCTCAGGGATGTGCGGGTGGCCGCAAGGCCAGTACTGGAAGGTTAAGCCGACATCCAAACGGTGTGCAGCATCGGTCAGGTTGGGCTCCTAGCGGCCGGTCGCCGCCCGCCGCCTCAATGTCGGCTTTATTGATCAACAAGTTCGGCGGTTTTGCTGCGTGGCTTTCTCTTTGTTGCTGAGGAGGGCGGATTGCGTTGACGGCCCGCCCTTCTTAATAGCTTTTGGGCCGGATCCCCTGAAAAGCGAAAGATGCCGTAATGGGGCTATCGGCGAATCGAGCACGTTTCGCTTGCTTGACAGCATGATGTGGAGTGCCGTTGCCCTTGATGCGCCTGCAGCGCGTCTACGAGGTCGTATGTTTCCATGCGCCTCAATTCCTAAGAATAGAAGGGCAACGACATGAATGTATTTATCGGACTGGATGTATCTCTGGCAAGCACGGCGATTTGTGTGCTGGGGCCACAGGGGAGGATTGTTGAAGAATTACAGGCGGAAAGCGAGCCTGAGGCATTGGTACGTGCAATAGCGTCATTGTCATATTCGATCGATGCGATCGGGCTCGAAGCCGGACCTTTGTCCCAATGGCTGAGCAAGGGAATGGAAGAAGCTGGCTTTGACGTGGTCATGATGGAAACGCGGTTGGTGAAAGCCGCTTTGAAAGCCATGCCGATCAAAACCGATCGGCGCGATGCTCAGGGCATTGCGCGCTTGCTTCAAATGGGATGGTACAGGCCCGTGCACCGCAAATCGGTGTCCTCCCAGGAAATCCGCGCGTTGCTGACAGCGCGCAAGTCAGTTCAGCAGGCCATCATCAACCTTGAGCTTTCCATGCGGGGTGTTTTGCGGAACTTCGGTCTGAAGCTGGGACACGTCACCCGGATCAGGTACGAGGCCCGGGTGAGGGAACTGGTTGAGCAGAATGAAATCCTGTCGGTGTCGACAGAGGCCCTTTTGCGCGCGCGTGCGCAGTTGCGCGCCGAGTTGGCTGAAATGGATGCGACAATCGCGGATCTGGCAAAACAAGACGACGTTTGCCGTCTGATGATGACGATGCCGGGCGTCGGTCGGATCGTCGCCCTGACGGTCAAATCCGCGATCGACGATCCGACCCGCTTTGCGCGATCGAAGGATGTTGGTCCGTGGGTGGGGCTGACGCCGAAGCGCACTCAATCCGGAGAGATGGACATCGTCGGGCAAATTACGCGAGCCGGCGACCGGGCCCTTCGAACGGCCTTGTATCAAGCGGCGATGATCTTGATGCACCGTGGGTCACCAAACTGGCTCCAGGCCTGGGCGCTCAGAGTGGCCCATCGGCGTGGATCGAAACGGGCTTTGATTGCACTTGCGCGGCGCATTGGCGTTGTTTTGCACCGCATGTGGCGAGACGGCACACCATTCCGCCATGCGCAGAGCTCCCCGGCAACGGTCTGAGTAATACAATTCCAGAACTTGATCGGACGGAGGAATGCACTGCACCTGACGACAGGTACGACGAGGTCCCTTGCCGGGACGGGGTTCCTGGAGATGCCGAAAGCCCGCTAGTTATCGGCTAACGCTGAATACGCGTAAAAGATGGGCACCCAGGACCAGATTTGGACCAGGCATAGAGTGGCAGTCATGAGGCTGACTACGGACGGAAGAGCGAAGCCCGTGCAGGGGGTGTCCTTCAGTCCTGACGTGCGGGTGCAGTGAAAAAGAAAAAGTAAGCTTCTGAATTTGTGTCTTAAAACTCGGCGAGGAATGAGA from Yoonia vestfoldensis encodes the following:
- a CDS encoding HupE/UreJ family protein, which encodes MKPNRSYRSGHPSHALRQTLILFTTIVLILIAFATSAYAHAVTPGDAGYIQEIFGVHIISFIYLGAKHMITGYDHILFLLGVVFFLYHMKDVAIYVSIFAVGHSVTMIAGVWFGWGINAYIIDAIIGLSVVYKALDNLGLYQKWLGFQPNTKAATLIFGLFHGTGLASKILDYQLSEDGLLANLLAFNVGVEVGQLLALFVILIVMGYWRRSPNFMRQASVANIIMVGLGLLLTYQQIAGYIAST
- a CDS encoding metal-sensing transcriptional repressor, whose protein sequence is MTKHTPHATHPNIIKRLKRANGHLLSVIEMIEAERPCTDIAQQLHAVEKAITQAKRTLIQDHIDHCLDAAMAGAGRDGAPATAEFKAITKYL
- a CDS encoding transmembrane anchor protein: MNNAPKPNIEDLPTPTQLRRSTIIASLTAVAIGVMVYLPAEYGADPTGVGSILGLTEMGEIKQQLAAEAAADEALHGNDDSSSLMNDIFGLFVGAAHAQEAWQDEITFTLAPGASTEIKATMEEGATMNYSWVATGGRINFDLHAHADGEEVTYDRGRGQTSGDGSFETPFAGDHGWFWRNRDDADITVILQLRGDYSEIVRSE
- a CDS encoding IS110 family transposase, whose translation is MNVFIGLDVSLASTAICVLGPQGRIVEELQAESEPEALVRAIASLSYSIDAIGLEAGPLSQWLSKGMEEAGFDVVMMETRLVKAALKAMPIKTDRRDAQGIARLLQMGWYRPVHRKSVSSQEIRALLTARKSVQQAIINLELSMRGVLRNFGLKLGHVTRIRYEARVRELVEQNEILSVSTEALLRARAQLRAELAEMDATIADLAKQDDVCRLMMTMPGVGRIVALTVKSAIDDPTRFARSKDVGPWVGLTPKRTQSGEMDIVGQITRAGDRALRTALYQAAMILMHRGSPNWLQAWALRVAHRRGSKRALIALARRIGVVLHRMWRDGTPFRHAQSSPATV